The genomic region ATGCTAAGAAGTTATGGAGAGGAGTGTGATTTACACTCACCAGAGGAGATGACTTTTAGTGAGTTAGTATACTTTTTAGAATCCTCTTCAGAGTGACTGCCCATCGGCATGGATTTCTTCTTACAGTgatgataattttctaaaattagacCATGATGATGCTTATGGTACAACTCTGTGAATTTACTATGAACTATTGAATTCGTACGTTTTAAACGGGCGAATTTTATGAtctgtgaattatatctcaaaattGTTTCTACAAAAAACACTTCAATAAAAGggcacaaggaaaaaaattacatcagCTTAAAAAACACATAGTCACAATAAGTAATTGCATAATGGAACAGACAAAGACTGTATAAGGCAAAAGAAGTCTTCTGGGAACCACCACACCCTGGAGACACAGTGAGTGACACCACTGCCAGGAAGAGACCTCTCAGCTCTGGGCCTGTCTCTATCCAGGCTGGAACAAGTCTTCTCATAAACTTGGTCCTCCCCTGGAATCTAAAGCCTCCTCAGCTTTCTGAGCCTAAAAGAGACCAGCAAAACTGCTGTAGAAACTCTGTAAGTAAAACCATTTTGTTCGATGAAAACGTTTGACTGTAGGCAAGCTGAACTTTCTTATCCACAGGAAGAATTTCCTCACAATGTGCAGAATTAGATTAGATAGTGAGATGGTGGGCTGATATGGACAGTAGAATTTATAGAATTATTTACTCTCAGGAAACCTGCAAAGAAGGGGCATTTTGTTCTGCCCAGCGTACGTTGGATAGCCTGTGGTTTGTTAAGCAAATGGCTCTATTAGAGTGCTTATATGTTTATCATGGTTAGTGGTTTGGTgcttgagaaaaacaaagaggttGTCAGGAGTTGAAAAGTCATTTCTAAGCCCAATTATTCCTactaaaaattttgtaaaagtaCTAATTTTGAACACCTACTGCATGCCAAGCACAGTATTAGGCACTGTATACAGTCTACCTTCTAGATGGAGAAACTGGATCAAAGAAAGTTTATACTACTTGTACACAAAACAATAGTTTTCGGGAGCAGGAgtgttgaagtttttttttaattgggtttaaAACCCCAAGTCCGACATTCATTAGCTGTGTGTGATTCTAAATATGTTTCATAACCCCTCTGATACTCAGTTATCAGGAAAAGGGAATCAAAGTGAATTTAATAATACTTGCCAAATGATGTTGTAGTAAGAATTGAAAGAATGTTTCTCAAGTGCTTAGCTCTGCAACATTCACAAAATAAGTTCTAAGAAATGGTAGCTGCTgttatgagtaattttttttattattattgctataaaGAGTCTTAAAAGTAGTTATGTTTAAGCAAGGATCTGAACCGAGATCAGTCACATGCTACAGTGATGCCATGAGCAATGGCTTGGACAATATTGATAATGCCATATGGTCTGTTTCAGCAGCTAAAGACATAGCCACAAGCTATAGCTCACAACAGTACAACGAAATAAGAGCATCACTGTGATCTGAGAGGGCAGGAAAATTAAGAGACTATAGCTTATATCTCACATGTGAAAAGGAAGGTTGTACATGGATTGGAGAGGATGGATTAAACAGATTCCAGGGTGATGGCAGCATGAAGAGTTGTTTGGGGGAGTTTTGGTACCTCTCCCTAATAATATCTATTAGTCCCCCTTTATTCTTTGATATGAACAGATAAGTTTTCCAGTTAAGAAAAGCACAATGAAATGCAACTTCAAGTACCCACTACAAACCACATTGCTATTACTTAGCCTTCAAACATAAACCTCCTCATTCTCCAGTTTTTGCCATTTTAGaagtaaaatcaataaatattttaaaaacatttgcacaTAGGGGATGAGAGGgagaagattgtgtgtgtgtgtgtatgaaggcAGTAACTCTGATTAGATTATTTGTTCGAGTTTGATGTCATTTACTGATaaatgaggcagaagagagagcaCCATGTTTGGAATGGGGAAAGGAATGAGTTCTGTTTGGCTCATATTGAGGTGGAAGTGTCTGAGAGATAATGGGTGGGGTATGCCTCAAGGGTAGATAAAGTAGTTTATTCACCTTTTATTCACTGGCACTTAGCAGAGAGCTTTGACTTGTTCTCCAAACTGCTGCCTGTTAGTTTTCCCAAAACGCCTATTTGATCATCTCACTCTAGTTCCATGATTCATTACTGCCTTCGAATTTCAGCCCAGACATTTTACCATGGCTTCAAAGATCCTGTTAACTTTTGAACTATAGAACTCAGGAAAAGCTATAATTAGATTTCAGATTTACGCATCATCGGGATATAAGTGCTATTTATAGCCTTGGGAAAAACTAAGATattccaaagagaaaatactggacagcaagaaaagaacaggggtttcttgaaagaaaaagactccTAAAGAACAattgaaaagacaaagaacaaaaccaCTGTTtgataaacagatttttaaaaaacctacagAATTACTATCATTGAAGCTAATGAAGGAGCATTTCAAAGAAAAGTTGCCAAAAACTGTGAAAATTTGAGAtgagggagaggaaaacaaatctgaaaataaacatttggaccTGATATTTAGAAAGTCATtggtggaaaccaatttgacaataaatttcatatattaaaaaaaaaatagaaagtcattGGTGACATAAGTTGGAGAATTTCCTGAGTCACTGGAGAAAGAACCCAGATTGTCACTGaaggtgaaggaaaaataaagccaggCAGATGGTCCTTCaaagaacatttttgtcattGCAAAAGGTAAGGCAGTAACTTGAGGGAGAAACAaggtttgtgttttatttcacttactagCAAAGCACAGTGGCCAACTGTGAAAGATGGTCAATATATCTTAGTTGAATTGAATGTGTTGAAAATATCTATATAAATGTGTGGGAAGTTTTCATTAATGGTTTGGGGTATAAGTTGAGTATTGAAGTGAAGCTGCATAAAAGGAGCCACTGGTACTATTGAAGATactaaagaaggaaaggaattttcTCGGAGTTaagggagaagaaatgaagaatgatttgtttacttattcataaaatatttggaaatgccTAGCTCTTGATGTTCTGCAACTAAAACCGAAGTTCCTTCTCCTATCTGTGGAATGCAAGATATTCATGTCCTGGCCCTGTGAATTTCTCTAGCTTGTCTCCCATGTCACCTGGATCATTTTTAAGTCtccagaattttaattttcttgtagtTGTCCAACAAACTTTCTGTGCTATTATTTCATTCAGTTTCTGTTCATGTTGTTATGTATGTCAAGAACAcccttttcctcattttcatcCTTATAAACTTACATTCATCCATCAAAACTTCACACAATTATAATTCATCTTCTTGGTTAAGAGTTCTTGGAATAAATTCCTCttgacacacacagacacattcaTGTATACGCACACTCAGAATCTGTCACTCCACACTATTCTGTCTTATCACTTAGAAATACCTTATCCTGTCTACTCTACAGCTAGTGGTATTTCTTTGACTCCTCCTATTATGCAGTGTGCCTactacagtgcctggcatgtagtatgTGTTCAAAACtggtaagttttcattttcacagGAGTCACTGGGCTCTTATTAAAGATAAAGTTTTCAGCCTTAAGAAGATGAGATGTTGACAACCTCTCTGGTTTTCTCAGGCACTAAACCactgttatttttcttgtttcatatCCTTAGTGCTAAAACAATACCCAGTGAGCTCCCAGTTTGATACTATAATGAACTAAGTGTTGATGATGGTTGATCAAGAGCTTAGAGTTGTTGGCTATGAAAAGGAATAAGGAATCTTCTGtgtctacacccagcatggatgAGGAGAGGGTACAGGAAGACCAGCTGTAGAGCAATGGAAAGGAAGGGATTTGAGGGagttctcttccctctgccagaCTCAGCTCAGATTAGTTCAGCCTATACTTTATGTTCTTATTCTGATCTCTCaacaagaaagggaaggggaaaaactgacaagaagaacaaaaatgttcaatgaataaattgtttgaattaataaataatgtaaagtGAGCCAtggagaaataatgaagaaagaaattattcagatagcaatttttaaaaatgaactcttggagtgcctgggtggctcagtcagttgagtgtccgacttcagctcaggtcatgatctcacagttagttcgagccccacactgggctctgtgctgacagctcagagcctggagcctgctttggattctgtgtctccctctttctctgcccctcccccattcacgctctgtctttctccctctctcaaaaataaataaacattttaaaattaaaaaaaaaagatctcttatAAAATTTCCTGGAACTCAATAACAAAAGTTACAACTCAAACATTGCATGTCATAGTAATAATCATCGTAAAAGTCTTCATAATAGCCAGACTTGAGTGACACATATGGAGGTATTCTGCACTTCCATAACCCTCTTTGTTATTCACCACTATACACTAGATGGTGAAGTTATTTATCAACAGTGCTATTATTTCTCCCTCacttgattttaaattctttaagagAGGTTTTGTTGGTTTCTAACACCACACTATGCAtaaagtaggtgctcagttaatgTCCCTGAGAGTGTAAGTCATGAGCAAAGGAAGAGATATTATAGATTCATTCTGGCTCAACACTTCCACATATACCATTCTAAAAGCTTTGATTGAACACTTCCTTTCTACTTACAGAAAGCATAGCAATCTTTCAATCACTTATTTTCCTGAGAAGCCTTCTCCAGATACCCCAAACCTTTTATACACAATTGAACTGTTCCCTTTTTCATAATTACCCTAGCTCCCATGGACCCCAGGAAGTTGCTAATGTCAAAAACTGAGACCTGCGTTCTGGAAATTAATAGTAAATACACAGGTCAAGGACTTGtggaaaatgagataataataataataataataataataatttaaaataaaatgatcacaaGTACTATTCATTTAACAAGTAGATTTTTAGATTGCCATTCTGATcaatacatactttttaaaagctaaatagaGTTACTAAGAATGTTTTTCAGAAATCAATGTATTTACGAAAAGTGCTAATAGAATTTGTTAAACCACAAATTTGGTAAACTTGTTAACTTTCAAAATTTCACAATTAACTGAAATGCATGCCAGGTGAACAAATCTGTATCCATTTCACTTCTGTGTAATGTTGGTTGTATCATGACACTCAATAAACAGTCATTGGAAGCAGtgtcaaaaagaaaatgttccctttctttttttttttttcattatttttttttaattttttttttaacgtttatttatttttgggacagagagagacagagcatgaacgggggagggacagagagagggagacacaaaatcggaagcaggctccaggctctgagccatcagcccagagcccaaccgcggggctcaaactcacgaaccgtgagatcgtgacctgagccgaagtcggacgctcaaccgactgagccacccaggtgccccaaaatgtccCCTTTCTTAATGAATATTCCCTTTCTGtcaacttttatttctattaagaGGTTGTATAATACATTTCTGACAGTGATTTCATTGGTTCCCTGAGGATATTCTCATGACTCTAAACTGTAGTCTAAAGTTATAGTTCACTTTTTGAGTCAATTCATGTAacttagcatttctttttcctctaatttttcattgatctcaattttaaaaagttcccaatttttaaaactaagatttCTTTAGGGAATCCTTGAGGCACTTTATCTGGGTGAACTTAAGTGGTTGGGAAACACTTAGGTTCCCCTGACAACCAGTTACCTTACTGATTGAACCCTCTCCAGTCATAGCCCTAATGTCTGTTTTCCCAAGACCCCCTCTTCCAACTCATACATGCCCATCTGACTAGCCTGCAATTCTGTactcaatgaaaaaagaaatgcaatgttCACAGTAAAGTTATATCTTTTCTTCCAAAGCAAAATAGTAAAATTCTATTAAATATCTCCTGAGAAGTATGTCTTAACAGAATGTAAAACAGCTAGTCTTCAGGCAGATTGAAGagagaaatatatttgaataagGCAGCATGCTATACCATATGGGGGGCAGAGGCCTCTGTCTCTATGGTGGTAGATCTGTGTTCTAACTCCATTACCCAAATGAAACACCAGATGTTATACTGCAAGTGTCAATTTAAAGATTAGATACCATAGATATCTGCACATGACTGCACCCAGTGCCTAagccatttattattatttcatatgtgTTGCTTTGTATCATAACCATCTCTTTCTCAGTATTTTCTGGCTTCCAAAATTGTAAGCTTATCTGTTTCCTATACTTAAGGCTGATGTACTATCGTTGTTCTAACAGTCCCAGTCTATTTTTCGCTGATGCCAACTACACAGAAAAACTAAACTGCTACCTCTTTATCACATTTGGAAGTCCAGAAAGGATGAAATATTATTGGCCTATGTTTAGTAGGGTGTCTTCACTTAGTCTAGTAGGGAAAGGGTCacatagtataaacataactacCAACAAAGGGTTCTAGGACATAAAAATGATGGTCTGGGACACATACAAGAATGATACCTACTACAGAAGTTGAAATCTTACAATTCCTTTATTAATTTAAGTGAGTAATTCACTTTTACatagtatataaatattcatctttggtttgtttttgattgataacattatttataattagattaatacaaaaaatatagttgttgttgtttcagaGTTTCATCTTGGAACTCTGTATTTTTAATCCAGCATGTCAAACTTCCAGAATATCACATCTACGTCCATCACTTTCCTGCTAACTGGTGTTCCTGGGCTGGAAGTCTTCCACACCTGGATCTCcattcctttctgctttctctaCATAACCGCCCTCTCAGGAAATAGCCTGATTCTCTTTACCATTGTCACTCAGCCCAGCCTCCACGAACCCATGTATTATTTCCTCTCCATGCTGCCCACCACTGACCTCGGCCTGTCCATATCTACCCTGGTCACCATGTTGGGTATATTCTGGTTTGATTCCAGGGAGATCAGCTTTAATGCCTTCTTGTCACAGATGTTCTATATTAAACTCTTCACTGTCATGGAATCTTCAGTGTTGTTGGCCATGACCTTTGATCGTTTTGTGGCCATCTCTAATCCACTCAGGTATGCCACCATTTTAACTGATTCCAGAATAGCTCAAAGTGGAGTGGCAACTGTCATCAGGGGGACACTAATGCTAATACCAATGGTAGCTCTTCTTAAAAGACTGTCCTTCTGCCACAGCCATGTGCTCCACCACTCCTACTGCTTCCACCCTGATGTGATGAAGCTCTCGTGCACAGACACTAGGATCAACAATGCAGTTGGGTTGACTACCATGATCTCTACTGTTGGTGTTGACTCAATCCTCATCCTCCTTTCTTACATTTTGATTATTAAGACTGTCCTCAGCATTGCATCcccagaagagaggaagaaagcctTCAGCACATGTATTTCCCATATTGGGACTGctgctattttctattttccattgaTCAGTCTGTCCTTTGTTCACAGATTTGGGAAATGAGCCCCAGCCTATGTTCATACAATGATTGCTAACACCTACCTCCTGATCCCTCCTGTAATGAACTCCTTCATCTATAGTGTGAAGACCAAACAGATACACAGAGCtatgataaaaattctccatTCCAAAGATACATAGAATCATAGAATTCTAGTGGTCTACgttatgaatttaaaaacaaaacttgtgatcatgaaacaaaaatttaaaattaaatctggAACATATGTAAAACATCAGCTACCTTGaccctttattttacagatgaggagacagagacttGAAGATAGAAAGGATGAATAGTGTAAAGTCCTAAGTCTAGAATTTCTCCTACCCACCACTGTTTGTTCTAAACTGTTTATCCTGCCAACAGACTATATCTTCTTACTTGGTCCTCTTTATAGCAGTTAGAATGACACATTATGAGAAAGCCACTCCTTTATGAGAAATAGGTAGTATTTTCTTAactgtaataataatttttactaacaggggcgcctgggtgactcagtcagttaagcgattgactcttgctttcagctcaggtcatgatcttgcaattactgagttcaagccccacatcaggctctgtactgacagtgcacagcctgcttgtgactctctctctctctctctctctctgcccctcccccactctctctctctaataaacttaaaaaaataatttttacaaacattatttcttttgacTAGTCATGGTTCTTagtgtttttttacatttattaacacATCTAAAACAACATTATAAGGTAGTTATTTCTTTGAtcaatgaaaaaactgaggcacaaaaatgTTAAGTTACTTGCTTAAACATCTCATAAACAACAGAGCATACTTCACATGCATGCAAACTGACTCCAGGGTCCCCAACACTCCTAACTTCAACTATATTTTTAcctataataatataatacatatataattatatatacacatacatattattatattatatatatattatatatatataattatatatatatatatgagtccatgtaatttgtatttgtatatatatattatatatatatattacatatatatatatatatgagtccATGTAATTTGTATTTGGGTGAcataaagaagcaaaacaaataaacagacaaatagcaaacaaaaaaccccacaactctATCCTCTAGAAATTTTCAACCACATTATGGAGAAAAACCccaaaatagaattttcaaaCCTGAAAAGTACAAATGTATTTCTACCCGATTGTTCTTTCCCAACTAAACATATTCCagaatttctctttgctttccacCAACTTTCTGCCCCAGCAGAAACTGAAAAATGACTAAGAACTGCAAATGAATTTCACTTTGTATCATTTACTTGGAAATGTTCAATTTGTGGCCATATGCTTAATATAAAGGCTTAATCCAacaagttaattattttttccaaccTGGGTATGTCCATTAATTCTCAAATATTTACAGCACGTTTCAATGACACATTGATATCATTCGGTAAAGTTGGCCCCTTAAGGTGGTATCAGTTCCAGCAAGGAAGGAGTAGTCCGTCATATCTACAGGAAGTTTATTAGGTGACAACAGTACTATAATAAAAAGGATGGTGTGAAAATTCTCAGTATGTTTGACAATAACATTTTCAGTCTCAATTATTGTTGGTCTTCACTTCCCTGATCTTTGTATGCTGGAAAGTTCCAGGATTTTGTTCTCAGACCTGATTTTCTCTGTTATATTCCCATTTTTGGTTATCTCATCTAGcatcatggctttaaataccatcgaCATGCTGGCAAATCCCAAACTAATATTTATAGTCCAGACTCATATGCTATATATCAGTACTCCTACTAAAATGTTTAACAGTCATCTCAGATTATCATGCCCAAAACCATATCCTAATATTCACATAACCACATCTTCCCTgagaaattctatttttcatgttGCTGATATAGAACTCTTGGAGCTATTTCTGACAcctgtctgtctttcccactCCACATCCAAACTATCAGCAAATGCTGATGACTCTTTCTTTCAGATATTCCACATATGGATACCTGGAATCTAGCTTCTTTAAACCATCTCTGATGCTACCACCATGTTCCAAGCCAACATTATCCTGGACCTGAAATATAATAGTCTCCTGGTAGATCTTTCTTCAGcacttttgattttttgaaaaaatgtttatttatttacttttgagagagacagcagaggaggggcagagagagagggagacaaagaatcccaagcaggctccacactgtcagcacagagcctgacttagggTTTGAATttacagtgagatcatgacctgagccaaaatcaagagtcagatgcctaaccaactgtgccaccaggcaccccaccacttTTGCTTTACTATCTATTTTCCCCATGGTAGttagagtgatttttttccattttttttaatgtttttatttatttttgagacagaaacagacagagcatgagcaggggaggagcagagagaaggagacacagaatctgaagcaggctccaggctctgagctatcagcacagagcccaacgcagggctcaaactcacagactgtgagatcatgacctgagctgaagtcaggtgcccaaccgattgagccacccaggtgcccctagagtgatttttttttaattttagagagagagaatgcataagcaggggagggggacagagagagagagagagagagagagagagagagagaaccccaagcaggctccacactcagtgtggggcccagcacagggctcaatctcacaaccctgggatcatgacctgagccaaaatccagagtcaggcactcaactgactgagctacccaggcacccctagagtgaTTATTTTAATGCATAAAAAAGATCATACCACTTCCTCTGTTCAACATATCCCAGTGTCTTATCCAGGGAAAATTCACAGTCATTATAATATCTCATGAGGATCTATATGATTTAACTTCCCTGTACCATCCCAATTTCATCTCCTACTACTCTCCCCTTTATTCATTCTACTATACCTGCACTAGCCTCCAAATATTTCCTTAAACCCACCAACCATACTTCAACATCGAACTTCTCACTTTCTGTCCTCCCTacttggaatgttcttccccaaaCACCCTCATGGCTTACTGCCTCAACTCATGCAGGTCTCTGCCTAAGTTACCTTACTACAGGGCCcttgacattaaaaataacaacaacaacaacactcaCGCAATTCTTGTCTACATTCACTCTCTTCAttacctattttgtttttaatccctggtattcctctcccccaccaaaaTAGTTATTTATTCTCTAGTTTCCCTATTACAAGGTAAGGTCTTTGAGAATAAGaactttgtttcattcattctgtcTTCCAGACTCCAAACTAGGGTCTgccacataataaaataataacaacccTGGATGACCTGGCTCTATTTAGGTCTCAAGCCTCATCACCTGCCCTCTGTTCAGGGCTGCAGGCACAACAAACCACTTGCATTTCTTAGCTGTGATTGCTCTGGGTCACTTACAACCCTTTGCACAAGCTGTTACCTCCCTCTGTAGCACCCTCACTATCTCCCTTCTCCTGACTTAGAATAGAAGTGACTTAATCTCAAAGGCATTTCCTGACTTCTCAAGTCCATCTGGTGTCCTTTCCAGGTGCTTCTGCAGAACTTTGTGCCTCTTTCTCAGGACATCCCTTTTCAGACCCTACTGTAACTACTTCCTCACCATAGATTCTGTGCCCACTTCCTATGACCAGGGACtatgactcattcattcactgttggaaagaagtgaaaaagtTCAGATGATGTACATTTACAGActtgatatttatttgtttgtgggggaagaggaagggaaatgtAGAGAAGAATGATGAGGTACACAGAGTCCTAAAAATCAGAATGAGAAGGAACGTCAGTCTAAAAAACCAGATAGCCAAGATGATCATAGTACTTCTACAGTATTTCTCCCCTACCTCATCACTCCCTACATACACACTAACCTATGGACAGTCCCACTATCCAACAATCCTGGAAACTTGGAAGCTTTTATCACTAGGAAGTGGGTAATTTGGACAATTTGGGAATAGGTGGTTTGAAGAGCAAATGTCACCTCTGACCAAGGTAGACAAGCTCATAATGAATTAGAAAAGTTCCTGAAAGCTGAGGTGAGTAGTATACACATAGCTGCTATTGTAGCTACCTGAATTCATACTATAAGTAAAAATCCTTAACTGTCCTATAAAAAGTCCTATAAAGTCCTATATGATCCAATTCCCTATTATCTGATCCTATCTCCCTATTGCTCTCCTCTTTGTTCTCTCTGCTCAgacacactggcctccttgttaTTCTAAACTCCCAGATACACTTCTCTCTCAGCTTTGTAGCGTCTGTTCTTCTTCCTCAGATAGCCTTCCTCAGAGATCTCCATGGATATATTTCTCACTCTCTCCAGGCTTCTCCTCAAATGTCTCCATTTTGTGAGATATTCCCCCAacaacttcatttaaaatttcaactttcaTTTCTGGTGGTCTAGTGGTCCAGGAGCTCAGTGCCTTTTTGTGCATCCCTTCACCCTCTTTCTGAAGAAACTGTTCTCAAACAGTTTTTTcaactttcaggggcacctgggtggctcagttggttaagcatcggacttctgctcaggtcatgatcttgtggtccatgagttcgagccccacatcgagctctgggctgacagctcagagcctgaagcctgcttcagatctgtgtctccctctctctctctgcccctcccgtgctcatgctctgtctctctttgtccctcaaaaataaataaatgttaaatttttttttaaatttcaactttCCACCCTAATATTTACCTATtctcttcttcactttttttttctctttaggtaGTTATAAGAAGAAACTATTTAGTTTCACATAATAACCATGTACCATGTGTCCCTCTTACCAGGATGTATAATTCATGAGGgtggacttttaaaaaagaattttgtataTCTTATTACATTGTAGACCCctgataaatattcattaaatgtgaatgaataaagaatcaGCATACCTAGTTCTCCAACCAGTATTATCACGAATAACTCTGCAACCAAGGCAAAGAGCCTTTATCTCATCCATGCCTTATGTGTGCACCTAACACAGGTGCAATAGAGTGGCTTCCCTACTTCAAGGTCTATTTCATCAACTGAAAGAAAAGCTGGGAATGAAAATCTGAAGAAGTACACGCCCTTATTTTGACTTATGGAAATTACTGGTTTTGTGTACCCATCTTGGCTTTTAAAGAGGATGTGAACTCCTAGAGCCCAGGGACATAACTATAGATCCATATTGCCTGTCATGTCTAGCAAAGTGGCTAATGAGGAAACGCTCTAACCTCTGTTGTTAACTGGGGAAATTTGAGTTATTTGGAAGAGTGCAGATAGATTGTCTAAAGTCCTATATGTGTAAGTGTGGGAGTGACGGAAGAGTCAGTGCCCTCTTGTGATCACCTCCCCTCATACACACACCTAAAACAgtgggatggaactggagagtgttatgctaagtgaaataagtcatacagagaaagacaggtaccatatgttttcactcttatgtagatcctgagataCTGTGACACCCACATGGACATGGAGATACTGTCCCCTGCCTGCCAAGCCCCAGGGGCCTCAGTTCATACTCCCACAGTCTGTCCCCTTGGGCCTCCTAGGCAGTGCTATAAATAGGCCTGTGAAAGGGAGAGCCAGCTCCAGTTGCACTCTCTCTCAGTAGGACTGCATGGTTTTCAAGTGAGTGCACTCTCGCCTGGGGTCAGGAAGCCAAAATTCCTGCCATCCTAAGAGACCTTGAGGACACCATAATGGTCTCATGGAAGGAGGGGAAAGCCCCTTTGTCCAACCCACATCTTCATGGGCCGAGAAGAAATGTCC from Panthera uncia isolate 11264 chromosome D1, Puncia_PCG_1.0, whole genome shotgun sequence harbors:
- the LOC125917053 gene encoding LOW QUALITY PROTEIN: olfactory receptor 51F2 (The sequence of the model RefSeq protein was modified relative to this genomic sequence to represent the inferred CDS: substituted 1 base at 1 genomic stop codon) encodes the protein MSNFQNITSTSITFLLTGVPGLEVFHTWISIPFCFLYITALSGNSLILFTIVTQPSLHEPMYYFLSMLPTTDLGLSISTLVTMLGIFWFDSREISFNAFLSQMFYIKLFTVMESSVLLAMTFDRFVAISNPLRYATILTDSRIAQSGVATVIRGTLMLIPMVALLKRLSFCHSHVLHHSYCFHPDVMKLSCTDTRINNAVGLTTMISTVGVDSILILLSYILIIKTVLSIASPEERKKAFSTCISHIGTAAIFYFPLISLSFVHRFGKXAPAYVHTMIANTYLLIPPVMNSFIYSVKTKQIHRAMIKILHSKDT